CACGGAAGCGGCCGGCAATGGTCGCGGTGGGAATAGTTAGCTGTTAACCTTAGGCAACAACAATCACCACATCGGTTTACCacttttgcgttttttttttttttttttgggattttGCCACATTTTATGCAAAGCAAGTGTTTAAAGCCACGCTACGCAACCATAACAAAACAACGGTAGCGGTAAGCTTGTTTGTCGTGTTTCACGCATACGAACCTCAAACTCTGCCCACCCCACGCACACAGCCGATCAGCTTGCTCTTATTTCTCCCATAACCGTTTATGACAGGCTACATCAATCTTGAAGAAAGGAGAAATCATCCCAACAACGCCTTTGACAGTGACGTTCTGCTGAAGCCAACCCGCCACCCCCTGGATAACAAAACATGTGAGAAATCATTCACCAaaagcacagcaaaacaaaaagctggGTTCGGGGCATATACACATACCTGAAAGGCAACGAGAGCCCAATATAAGCAACCACGCCATTGCATAACCGATCACCAGCATAACCCGGCCCTGCTTTGCTCAACGATTTCCATAGCAGCGGAAATGTATTCTCCTTCCCATGCAAGCGTGGCGCCACGTGGCAGCGTGAGATGATGCAGCACGAAATGCGGGCGAAAACATCTTTTTGAACTATAACTCAACAATGTATCAATGCCCCCATGAATGTCGAAGTAGGCGGCTAAAAACGCCCCAGCACCTTCGCGCGGGCACAGCAGAGTCCTGCTGCCAGCATCCTGAGGTGAGGTGAGATGAGTTGCCATATTTGCGCAACCTTTCGTAGCAGCAGATCGATTTCATTGAACTTTCGAGCATTCGAGTAACTTGGCGTAGGGCTGGGCTTTGGGACAGGCGGCTCATTTTAATATGCAAATTTTAATAATACACATGCCTTATCATtcgggtttgcttttttgctttgcttttgccTCTTTTACTCAAACATGATAAAAAGCTCGCCTTTCCATCTTTCTGCCGAGTTTCACCACTCAAATGGACGTGTAATGGCTAACCAGAAGCGGACGGAAACAAGTCATATTTTCGAGGACACAATACAATAGCAGCGGTGAGCGGATAATCGTTGTGGTGATTGTTGTTGCAGTTTTTTAGTTTGTAAGAACGAACACAATCCATCGGTTAAAACCGTACGGCCCGTGCCACGGGATGATAGATTAGTTTCGCTGCGATTAGGGACGGATATAGCTTTACGACGATGACGCCGTGGTGGAACTGGAGAGGGAACTGGATCTTTGCGTTTTGGGGGGTCTGTCCTTTGTTCCGTCGTTGCACATTCGGCTTCAGTTTGAATAGTAATTCATCATCCCGAATGTTGGGAAGAGGTTAAGCATGATTTTCGTGCTTCTGTGGGTCCGTCGGGTATGTTTTTGCGCACGAAATCACATATCTGTTAGCAGTGGTAGCAGCTTCAGCTGGCAACGATCACATGTGTGTAACTCCTTTTTGGCAATAATGTgcaacgtgtttttttttgtctcctgtttgttggtttgttttaaacACAAATTCACATTCACTTTTGCTCTTTTGTTTGTCCCAAAACTAATCGAAAGCACACCATTAATGTTAATCAGTAGAACTGCATGGAAGAGTTAAGAGGTGCGACAAATGTGTCCCTTTAACACGAACGAGCGTTCGGAGCGTAGAATATCATTCACCCAAAACACACAGTTGAATTTAACTCTACCAAACAATGCTAGCGTCTAACAAAGTATATATAAAAAACCCTATCACTAAGGATCTAAACATCACTTTTTCCCTAACCCTTAAGCCAAATCGATAATAATTGCGCGATACGATTACTCGGTCCGTTGTCGGCAACATTGTCCGTTGCAACGTTGGACAAGTTTACACGGAACAGTATAGTACTAACACACTATTTGTCTATTGGGCAGACAGTTTTGGGTCGTATTGTTTGTGCTTGGGTTTACCTTTAAATGTCTGATTTTGTCACTAAACAGTTGATGAGTAGTTATTTAGCATTGGAATCGAATAACAATACAATGGGCATTAGTTTACGCATGCATACTGTTTTCATCATACCAATTGTACTCCAATTAACATTATCTTACTTTTTTCTGAAAGAGAAACCGCAACGTCTTAATAGAAATTAATAAGTAAGCAAATAAGCAACCAAGAGTCCTAGTTCTTAATGGTCGAacatttaaacaaacaaacaaaaacaagacaaaacaaaaacctactAGTGTTAACATTGGATCAAGCCGAAATATGTATTGCGGCCATTGGAAATTGACACAGCAGCAAATCAATTCTTAATAAGTAGGCAAAAACAGGCccgatggggggggggggagtggttGACAGACAATTACTGTAAGAGACATTAGCGAAAGCGAATttacaaaaattgaaaaaattaaaataaaaacaacacatgGCACGCACAATAAAAAGTGCAGCATAAACTAATTGCGCGGAGGTTCTAGCAAGGGTtatgataaagaaaaaaaaaacaatgaaggAAGAAGCTACGTGGAAGATAATTAAGaggaaaacaacagcaaacaaataaataaaggttTGGCGTGGCCGAAGTGCGGAACTAACATAGGGTATATTTTTTAGTGACTAACGTAAAAGGAAAAATTAGgcgggagaaaaaaagaaattgtgTTTATCGCCACGGGCATAATAGtttgcaacaacagcaacaaaattaagaaaaaaacaaacaaggacACAAATTATGTATTGAGAGCAGATAGTAACACTGTATTGAGGGCAAGGAGGAGAAGACGTAAACGTCCAGAACAAAAGGCCCGTTTTGGATGTGGCATTCACAAAAATGCATTCCATTCGGTGATGACCAGGTGGCAGTGCTGGGTAGCGGGAGGGTAGCGCAAGTGTTAGCAAATTGTTCTCCAAATGTTGGGTAATAAAAGTCGTGTTAACGGAAAACATACCAATCGCTGTTGGGTTATTgtccaagcaacaaaatgatatGGGACTGAGAAAGTAAAtttaaaacacacgcacagcaaAAGTCATCATTAGACGCCGGTTTGGAGAATAATTGCAATTTCATTACTGTGCGTATCGTCATTCAATATGGGCTTATTTTTAGCAGCTACTGTACGGAGGTATCTTCTCCCCACTCGAAATGTCATTCGTCTCATGTGTGCACCCCGATCAGAGTAACCATGGGAACGGCACAAAACGTCGTTCGCTAATTTAATGTAGCAAATTAAACGGCCGCAACAGTGGGAAGCAAAAGCAACGAAACCACCACGGAAGATTATGAGCCTAATTGCGACCTGCATCCTGTGCCAGGCTAGGTTACCGTTCGAGAGTTCTAACTCGTGGATACTGATACGTCATTTGCTGGATAAGCACCATCCGCATGAAGCTATGCCGCTAGCGTGCAATCAAAATTCGAACCCACCAACAAAACTCACGGTGCCTCGCTGCGAAAGATCAAATCAATTAGTGGCGGATGATGATTCGGGGGAGCAGGAACAACGGCAAGACGCTGGCGCAGCCCGCTCAGATCGGCAAAAACGGTCGCGAAATGTGCTGCTTGGTGCGAGGAAAACTGTCTACAAAACTACCGGTGAATAGAAGGGTGTTTAGTTTGAtaattctttttaaaattcatttgtttttacCTTGCAGTTACGCAATGGAAACCGGCCCGATTTCGTGTGAAGTGCGGCGAGTGTGGTGGCCGTTTCTATCCCACCATTCGTAATGCGGCGAGCCGCATATCGAACGGGCTTGGTGCTGCCTGTATCCTGTCCTGTTGGCCGTTCTGTTTTCTGCCCGCGCTGTTCACCACAGCGAGCAAGTACCATCTGCACTGCTCTAACTGTAACGCTTACCTAGGGCTGTACGATGTCGAGCGTGATTGCTTGAAGGAAGGAAAAGCCTGAGAGGGAGAGTACATGAATAAACTATTTGTTTGATTGCTTATAATTGaacattttgaataatttgagATCATAAATACggaaaaatactttttttctacactccttttgttttgttttgttctccaATTGTATGCATAGTTCTTTAAAGATGTTACACCCATAAAGGCTTATTAAAGCTTTCATAAAATAAGGTTCTGGGTTTCACCCATGTTTACCATGAACCACATcaatttaacgaaaaaaaatacatatttttgcgactgcttcgttgtacctataatggtggtatcgttcctatagtcgtcgtattgtgttcctatagtggtggtaaaaaaAGATACCcccaaaacagtgtataatatcaatgaaacttagttttgaagctgttttcgtataCATAGTAAGGATTACTGCCATAATTTCGATTTCTTACATAATTTGAtcgttaaaaaaatgtatgaatttgcttgatgaaaatattaacTAAAGTACTATataacacctgtcgtcaacccacACCCGGAACAGAAAGCTTGATTTGaggtcgatttttcactcagcccGATAAACACTTTGTAAAATTGGATAATTTCggcctttgtttggtaaattacctacagaaaactcatttctgttgctcattttaatgaaaacagtacaacatgtcaaaaatatcgccgaaaaaaaatctaaaatgtcgtgtttttattgattttataactaaGACCACTATACAAACATGTCTATTTTGCGTACCTATCgaaaaaaatacttaaaaataCGCAAAATGATCAAAAGtcaataaatattaataaaacaatatcttTTGATGACAATTATGTTAACAAACTGAGAATttcgttgttatgtggtcatttaaaACGTTAACAAAGATAAGAGTTTCGTTATTGAATCCTAAGGATTTCGGAAAAATGttaacacatttcacaaaataatggatttttcggtcactcagTAATGGAATGGCCTAATTTAACTTTAAAACCCTTTGTTAAAGGCAAataacatttcacactaacatAAATAACTTGATTACTTTTAATTGATCGTATGTAACTTATTTTAGTGCCATACCAtcactataggtacgtttaccctaaTCACTAATGTTTTGATTAAGATTTTTACAGCAAGCACCTGATAGCACCAGCCTCTAAATCATTGCCGACCACTGGAGCAGAGCATACAAGCgttatttttcataatcgtATACATGGTTTGTGTCTTTGGAAGCAGCGCCACCTAGTGTAATCGCTGGGAGCTACGGCTAATAACGCATTGGTAACGTTACATCAGCGTACGGAAAGCACTGCCTTCGTTTATGCTGTACAGGTCATTTTTAATACaacaaattgaaagaaaaactttatAAATTAAGCTCTTTACGAAATCATAACACTGCGTATTCTGTGTTTTTATATGATAGTCAAATTGCTAGGGTAtttatttaactatttttTTCCAATAGTTCACAAATCCGTATGAATGTGAAAACACATCCTTgcatttcatttcctttttaaaatgtttaaggTAATAATCATACCATTAGCcacaaatgaaataaacttCGAGGACCGAAATACATTTTTTCTCACCGAACGTTTGTGCCAATGATCACCTCCGCCAATTACTTTCCCTCGGCTTAAGCTTTAGTGCCGTTGCAAATCAAATCGTGCAGAACGGTACACTCTACCCACCCATACCATGTTGTAGCCCACCCCAAGCGAAACGCTCTCTTGAGCAGCTCATGTTTGTCTAAATCAAGAACTAGTTCTAGCCATAATTTGGCACAAGGCTGGTCAATGATCGTTTCGTCCCGAGGTGCAGCCAAATGCATTGGTTGCggattccacacacacacacacaccactctATTAGAATGTACGTGAATGGAGAGACATCAACGAAACCGATCGAAGCGAACCGTACGGTGGgatgaagaaggaaaaaaacgttACTCTTTAGCGGTTTTACACCGCCACACCGGGTGTGTATTGAAGGTGAATTTATTTACAGAACAGTTTTTCGTTGGAAGCTTTTGCGTGAACCGACGAACCGAATAGCAAGCTGCAATGAAAGCGAGAGTGCAAGTGCACATTTTGACCGACCGGTACAAAAACCGGTTGCAGTCAGAGCGAACGACGAAGCCTGTTTGGATTTTCCAATACCGTCCCAAACGTCGCTATGTGGTGCATGCGAAAACGGTTTCAGCACGAccgatgctgatgctgctgtcgACGTCGTACTTTTCCGTTTCGCATTATGCAGATGGGGAGTGCGAGTTCTCGCGATTAACCTCGAGCTTGGTGGCTGGCTGACCGATGTAACTGCAATTCACAGCTTGCAGCTCGAGATTGTGCAACGCGCGGTGACGGCGCGATGCACCGCGTCAAGATCAATTCCATGTCGTAATCGAAGCCCTGTGCGGCTCGGTGCGCCAGCCGCCACCGTCACGGTCAGCCGCAAGGGATGGGAAGGAAAATATCTAACCCTGAGAGGTGAGCAGTCAGGGGTGGCATCGGGACGTTAAAAATAGATTATTAGTTTGTTGCGAGCGGTGTCGGTGGCTGAGGTGGCATTTATCAGCGATgagaaaatttaaatgaacATTTTCACTGTCGAGATTGACCCTTGAGCTCACGAGTGTTTGGTCATATGTATAATCTAGACTGGTAAGAACAAACAATTATTAAACCGTTTTAAAAAATGGTTGTCACACCTATAAATACTGTCCTTGAGACAATCGGAAGGACACTAAAGCACTTGGTTTTACCGGGTTTTAATTTTGCCTGAATGACAAAGCCTACAAAGCAGCACAGCAGACAGAGCCGTTGttcttgtttcttcttctatcaACCCTGTTCAAACTTCTTAATGCGCGTAACAATCCCCATTCAATTGTTTGCCACCAAATTTTAATcccaagaacaaaaaatagacCCCTAAAAAAATCACGTCCCCAGCAAGCCTTGACGCAGTGACGCACTGGGTAACGCAGACACGGCACGCAAACAGCTTTACTTCCCGCGTGTAAGAGAGCGCAAGTGCGCTCGTATTAATCTCGCTATGGGATGATGCGTCGATGCCACATCGGTCTGACCTTCTGTATCGGCGGGCGGGGACACTCCACAATCCCCAATACGGCCGGCACCCGGCACAATGGTCTGCCAAGCGGTTATGAAAGAACCGATAACCGAAGCCCGAAGCCCGAGCGTCCACAGCGCTGAGATGAACGTACGAGGCAGCATTACACGTACACACGGAAGCATGC
This sequence is a window from Anopheles merus strain MAF chromosome 3R, AmerM5.1, whole genome shotgun sequence. Protein-coding genes within it:
- the LOC121596753 gene encoding uncharacterized protein LOC121596753, producing MSLIATCILCQARLPFESSNSWILIRHLLDKHHPHEAMPLACNQNSNPPTKLTVPRCERSNQLVADDDSGEQEQRQDAGAARSDRQKRSRNVLLGARKTVYKTTVTQWKPARFRVKCGECGGRFYPTIRNAASRISNGLGAACILSCWPFCFLPALFTTASKYHLHCSNCNAYLGLYDVERDCLKEGKA